One segment of Malassezia restricta chromosome V, complete sequence DNA contains the following:
- a CDS encoding CUE domain protein, whose amino-acid sequence MSTPSSGNTMPRRSANSRRRGGQRQRHANAAAGAEDDTEEVRTLRATYPTQLAMLSELFPTWTDEDLLFVILESNGEVEIAVGRISEGHAEQFSSVKSKKTQRKEAAAHSAAALASSQATESTTPAAAPASTLTQAAPPSTSQTASAAAPTDGSRRSTRGGERASRGRGAPAARAGRGGFRGVARGGAASASAPSAQSQAMPVTTTPAAFSHKPKPTETKPRTTTMSWAQIARPQEPPKPSLEHEAAPVETPAPQHDTDTAPAVAPPTTETIPVTQTSASAPAETPLPAAVSTRPARAQRPRQDAAVVMPDGASLDQLDVKFGTLTFMANDGAEAAEPSLGSTGSAAGLNVDTKQDPTPVHEFDGFKSSGFGVNGAYGLAGTRPVNQDSSATPAAEEASGTLSYGSGTPGQAYASSIYGFDSNQRSSHPYATGLRATTDERASQPAAPTGPAGPVAGGYDVGVMPYVQQPQGPPQLPQHQTQTQQQSQQQPQAQQPFPNVMPYYYPYYMPNQFQHFSPAAGFGQYPLYGAQPQPPSKLDVPAPSLAAYTQHDPMGTPYSTHTPPQPYQAAPSVSMPTYESQGFSQRLGGSGSASANADFKLQGGSATSDANHSLPGLSFLGGGVPQGAPAAPVRAGSTSSVPATSTPLDYRAFDATNSPATRSAAASGSSAAATPSVGATTGMPPPPPQGMPSHQAAAPMAQQHPAYYQHYAAGLGHANAYDGYHQYGRQPYWV is encoded by the coding sequence ATGTCGACGCCGTCGAGTGGCAACACGATGCCGCGTCGGAGTGCGAACTCTCGCCGTCGAGGTGGtcagcgccagcgccacgctaacgccgccgctggcgccgaGGACGACACGGAAGAAGTCCGCACCCTGCGTGCCACGTATCCAACGCAACTCGCCATGCTCTCCGAACTCTTCCCCACATGGACCGACGAAGATCTCTTATTCGTCATCCTCGAAAGTAACGGGGAAGTCGAAATCGCGGTCGGCCGGATCAGTGAAggccatgccgagcagTTCTCGTCCGTCAAGTCCAAAAAGACACAGCGCAAGGAAGCAGCCGCCCACTCGgccgccgccctcgccAGCTCCCAAGCCACGGAATCCACCACACCTGCCGCCGCACCCGCATCCACACTCACGCAGGCCGCCCCTCCCAGCACCTCACAAACCGCCTCGGCTGCCGCGCCCACGGACggctcgcgccgctcgaccCGTGGCGGAGAGCGCGCTTCCCGTGGCCGCGGTGCGCCCGCTGCTCGCGCAGGTCGCGGTGGCTTCCGTGGCGTGGCTCGCGGTGGCGCGGCCTCGGCTTCCGCTCCCTCCGCCCAGAGTCAAGCCATGCCCGTGACAacgacgccggcggcctTCAGCCACAAGCCCAAGCCCACCGAGACCAAGCCCCGCACAACCACCATGAGCTGGGCACAGATCGCGCGTCCCCAGGAGCCGCCCAAACCTTCACTCGAACACGAGGCGGCACCCGTGGAGACGCCCGCGCCCCAGCACGATACAGACACGGCTCCCGCTGTGGCACCCCCCACCACGGAGACCATCCCCGTGACCCAGACAAGCGCGTCAGCGCCTGCCGAAACACCCCTCCCTGCTGCCGTGTCGACACGTCCCGCTCGTGCACAGCGCCCGCGCCAGGATGCAGCGGTGGTCATGCCGGATGGAGCATCCTTGGACCAACTGGATGTCAAGTTTGGCACCCTCACCTTTATGGCGAACGATGGCGCCGAAGCAGCCGAACCGAGCCTCGGCTCCACCGGCTCAGCGGCTGGCTTGAACGTGGACACCAAGCAAGACCCTACCCCCGTGCACGAATTTGATGGATTCAAAAGCAGCGGCTTTGGTGTGAATGGTGCGTACGGCCTCGCCGGCACGCGGCCTGTGAACCAGGACTCATCCGCTACGCCTGCTGCCGAGGAGGCGAGTGGTACACTGTCGtacggcagcggcacgcccgGCCAGGCCTATGCCTCGTCGATCTACGGCTTCGACTCGAACCAGCGCTCGTCGCACCCCTACGCGACAGGCCTGCGTGCCACGACCGACGAGCGTGCCTCGCAGCCCGCCGCTCCTACGGGGCCCGCTGGCCCCGTAGCCGGTGGCTACGACGTGGGTGTGATGCCATAcgtgcagcagccacagGGCCCACCTCAGCTCCCGCAGCACCAGACGCAGACCCAGCAGCAGTCGCAGCAACAACcgcaggcccagcagcCTTTCCCGAACGTGATGCCATACTACTATCCTTACTACATGCCGAACCAGTTCCAACACTTTTCGCCTGCGGCCGGCTTTGGCCAGTACCCGCTGTACGGtgcgcagccacagccgccGTCGAAGCTCGATGTACCCGCGCCAAGCCTTGCGGCGTACACACAGCACGACCCTATGGGCACACCTTACAGTACTCACACCCCGCCGCAGCCATACCAGGCCGCTcccagcgtctcgatgccGACGTACGAGTCGCAGGGCTTCTCCCAGCGGCTGGGGGGTAGTGGTAGTGCCAGCGCGAACGCGGACTTTAAGCTGCAGGGCGGCTCGGCTACCTCGGATGCCAACCATTCGCTTCCAGGTCTGAGTTTCTTGGGTGGTGGCGTGCCACAGGgtgcgcctgccgcgcccgTCCGTGCCGGTTCGACATCGTCTGTGCCAGCCACGTCGACCCCTCTGGACTATCGCGCGTTTGACGCGACCAACTCGCCTGCCACGCGCTCCGCGGCTGCCTCTGGCTCCTCGGCCGCGGCGACGCCCAGCGTAGGTGCTACGACGGGCAtgccaccgccaccaccgcaGGGCATGCCGAGCCACCAGGCGGCCGCACCGATGGCTCAGCAGCACCCAGCATACTACCAACACTATGCGGCCGGACTCGGCCATGCCAACGCGTACGATGGCTACCACCAGTATGGTCGCCAGCCGTATTGGGTCTAG
- a CDS encoding transcription factor — MPRGTETAAADHSTSPHEFKVPPSSDSLLSDASISPAAPFDPSLPSSVFGPEAEAPFTPSGLLGSHVKQNVSWDASHEPLTIDLNRVSSLTLSTPHSRSSHAELPTQSPEKQPALLPSYDSVYTTPFTDSPIPQTPSAPQRLNSTQSSHASSTDDLGQAFDIPPQASPAAAPLPAPMTPRIQSDPAMRHAASVSTSSCASVATPEFNLPVQPRFSMPDIYSPPCGTPDRGISVPQQHLAFESSPTPRKSSTIPIYMDQPPLPLPPPMPLHDMTDASLVHPAFTSPLSSSVAPSPALGPVPGHFPGPPTTPGPHLLDDPFVPTPYYSPMPHPEIPSMPIEAGPPPSLPVMSRVFSAPMPSTMVQEPTQPSVPFTPVQRRPSVPASPVPASSYSLPVNHASMARKCYTPYSKTPNPAPSWTYQDADYMSSPMTASKSMGCLASPLPASPATPSGLPRRGSRMSHSISMPGDHISALLDFEGPSPTRMRGRSSGPPPLVVSSADKLHACHCGRRFKRLEHLKRHMRTHTQERPHKCPIASCGKSFGRTDNLSQHLKTHFRPAGLGGRTNELVHTKDEVPRATNTRNDPFAAAAAAAAAAAAVHGQAHMHMVPPEHAPIHPEG; from the coding sequence ATGCCTCGTGGTACAGAGACGGCTGCGGCTGACCACAGCACAAGTCCGCATGAATTCAAAGTACCACCGAGCTCGGACTCTCTCCTTTCAGATGCATCCATTTCGCCGGCTGCCCCGTTTGATCCTTCCCTCCCCTCCTCCGTGTTCGGCcccgaggccgaggcgccgttCACGCCATCAGGCCTACTCGGCTCTCATGTCAAACAAAATGTCTCATGGGATGCGTCGCATGAGCCTCTGACGATTGACCTGAACCGTGTGTCATCGCTCACACTTAGCACGCCCCATTCTCGAAGCAGCCACGCCGAACTCCCAACACAATCTCCCGAGAAACAACCGGCTTTACTGCCGTCCTATGATTCTGTATATACGACGCCCTTTACGGACTCACCTATTCCGCAAACGCCATCGGCGCCTCAACGACTCAACTCTACTCAGTCTTCGcatgcgtcgtccacgGATGATCTTGGCCAAGCATTCGACATACCACCGCAGGCCTCGCCTGCCGCAGCTCCATTGCCAGCTCCCATGACACCTAGGATCCAGTCGGATCCGGCCATGAGACACGCCGCGTCCGTGTCGACCAGCTCGTGTGCCTCTGTTGCCACGCCCGAGTTCAATCTGCCTGTACAGCCACGCTTCAGTATGCCGGACATATATTCGCCCCCGTGTGGCACGCCGGATCGAGGCATATCGGTGCCTCAACAACACCTGGCTTTCGAATCGAGTCCTACACCGCGCAAGTCGTCCACCATACCGATCTACATGGACCAACCGCCCTTGCCCTTGCCTCCGCCGATGCCACTCCATGATATGACCGATGCATCTTTGGTGCATCCTGCATTCACATCGCCTCTTTCGTCGTCTGTGGCACCTTCCCCCGCCCTTGGCCCCGTACCAGGCCACTTTCCTGGCCCGCCTACCACCCCCGGTCCCCACCTGCTGGACGACCCTTTTGTTCCGACGCCGTACTATTCCCCCATGCCACATCCTGAAATACCTTCGATGCCGATAGAGGCAGGTCCACCACCGTCACTTCCGGTCATGTCGCGCGTATTCTCTGCGCCCATGCCATCTACTATGGTCCAAGAGCCGACGCAGCCGTCTGTACCATTCACACCGGTCCAGCGTCGACCATCAGTACCCGCATCTCCTGTGCCGGCTAGCAGTTATAGCTTGCCCGTGAACCATGCATCCATGGCTCGCAAGTGCTATACGCCGTATTCCAAGACCCCAAATCCGGCACCGTCATGGACGTACCAGGATGCCGATTATATGTCCTCGCCGATGACAGCGTCCAAAAGCATGGGGTGCCTTGCCTCACCTCTTCCTGCATCTCCGGCCACGCCAAGTGGTCTGCCAAGGCGCGGCTCACGAATGTCACACAGTATTAGTATGCCTGGTGACCATATATCGGCGCTACTCGATTTTGAAGGACCAAGCCCCACGCGCATGCGTGGACGGTCGTCTGGACCGCCGCCCTTGGTGGTGAGCTCAGCTGACAAGCTGCATGCTTGTCACTGTGGCCGGCGTTTcaagcgtctcgagcaCTTAAAGCGTCACATGCGGACCCATACTCAAGAGCGTCCTCATAAATGCCCCATTGCCTCTTGCGGGAAGAGTTTCGGCCGGACCGACAATCTATCGCAGCATCTCAAGACCCATTTCCGACCAGCTGGTCTGGGAGGACGGACCAATGAACTGGTCCATACAAAGGACGAGGTGCCCCGGGCTACCAATACACGCAACGATCCCtttgcagcagcggcggcggcggccgctgcaGCGGCCGCAGTCCATGGACAAGCGCATATGCACATGGTGCCACCAGAGCATGCCCCCATCCATCCAGAGGGATAA
- a CDS encoding ubiquitin carboxyl-terminal hydrolase 14: MGKMTTIPVKVKHNGKNYDVSMNLEGTGLDFKRAIADVTHVPPERQKVLIKGGLLKDDTPLGKVGARAGQQFMVLGAVGELPKAPEKPVQFLEDLPEDELSKAKDLRVGLVNLGNTCYLNATLQLLRAIPQLEDALNSFPGRIGSNQGDASFTAALRDLFQDMRKTTEPVPPLVLLSTLRKIAPQFAEMSSTSGGFAQQDAEEAWLQIIQALASSRVAVTPSEPLVAQYLTGHMSIERRCKEAPNETPAQLDEPFQILQCTISSQTNDMESGILDSFSQKLEKHSEQLQRTAVYDETRRITRLSEYLFVHFVRFYWRRDINKKTKIMRKVKFPKELDASSLVTPELARRLSPVSAKIRAVEKERADRAKIRARAKERHLELGAVEGGALTDEQEREQRSKEAADIQATIDPDLSSDHGCNVSGLYDLVGIVTHKGAAADAGHYMSWVRKSAVDPPSDSLDAPSQDWYKFDDDKVTIVPPEKIEMLYGGGEDSVAYILLYRAKSLS, from the exons ATGGGGAAGATGACGACCATCCCAGTGAAAGTAAAGCATAATGGGAAAAAT TATGATGTATCTATGAATCTTGAGGGTACAGGCCTGGATTTCAAGCGTGCCATTGCTGACGTCACGCATGTGCCACCCGAACGCCAAAAAGTACTCATCAAGGGAGGATTGCTAAAAGACGATACCCCATTAGGCAAAGTGGGTGCGCGCGCGGGTCAGCAGTTCATGGTGCTGGGTGCTGTGGGTGAGCTGCCCAAGGCCCCAGAAAAGCCTGTGCAGTTCCTGGAGGATTTGCCGGAAGATGAGCTCAGCAAGGCTAAGGATCTACGCGTGGGTCTTGTGAACCTTGGTAACACCTGCTACTTGAATGCTACGCTCCAGCTGTTAAGAGCCATTCCTCAACTTGAAGATGCTCTGAACTCATTTCCAGGCCGCATCGGCTCGAACCAGGGCGATGCTAGTTTTACAGCCGCGCTGCGTGATCTGTTTCAGGACATGCGGAAAACCACCGAGCCAGTGCCGCCATTGGTGCTGCTCTCGACGCTGCGCAAAATTGCTCCACAGTTTGCAGAGATGTCGAGCACGTCTGGTGGATTCGCACAACAGGATGCGGAGGAGGCATGGCTTCAAATCATCCAGGCCTTGGCATCGTCTCGTGTTGCTGTAACGCCGTCCGAGCCACTCGTGGCACAGTACCTGACTGGTCACATGTCCATTGAGAGACGCTGCAAAGAGGCCCCGAACGAAACACCCGCACAGCTAGATGAGCCGTTCCAGATACTGCAGTGTACGATTTCTAGCCAAACAAACGACATGGAGTCCGGCATTTTGGACTCGTTCTCGCAAAAGCTGGAGAAGCATTCAGAGCAGCTACAGCGCACAGCAGTATACGATGAAACTCGCCGCATCACCCGCCTTTCTGAATACTTGTTTGTGCACTTTGTGCGGTTCTATTGGCGCCGCGACATTAACAAAAAGACCAAGATTATGCGAAAAGTCAAGTTTCCTAAGGAACTAGATGCCAGCTCGCTTGTGACGCCAGAACTAGCCCGTCGATTATCACCTGTCAGTGCCAAGATACGCGCTGTTGAGAAAGAACGGGCCGATCGAGCCAAAATCcgtgcgcgcgccaaggAACGGCACCTGGAATTGGGCGCCGTGGAGGGCGGTGCTTTAACAGATGAGCaggagcgtgagcagcgATCGAAGGAAGCGGCCGACATTCAAGCTACTATCGATCCTGATTTGTCCAGTGATCATGGCTGCAATGTCAGTGGCCTGTACGACCTAGTGGGTATTGTGACGCACAAGGGCGCTGCAGCCGATGCCGGTCATTACATGTCATGGGTGCGTAAATCGGCTGTGGATCCGCCGTCGGACTCGCTAGATGCGCCATCGCAGGACTGGTACAAATTCGACGATGATAAGGTGACGATTGTACCGCCTGAGAAGATCGAGATGTTGTACGGTGGCGGCGAAGATTCGGTGGCCTATATCTTGTTGTACCGCGCCAAGTCCCTATCATAA
- a CDS encoding nucleolar complex protein 2: MAKLTKRTKKFMKNKLDQTLKQRQDAKKKQKYTQNKGKRVNDEPTEEKEEEPEVVESQAPAMSVDDFLSGGFREGMEGEDEEEEAEEDDDDLDEVDDIEDAEAHAQDLAQLAEKDPEFYKYLQENDQELLHFGQGEDEEEEEDEEKEEEEDERLLTMDMLQQWQKSLLRHRSPRALRRLLLAFRSVLSSHDDEVQHAFHVQDSRVFSKLIITTLKYMPMVMEYHVPYKKTADGRFKVQTHTQKWHILHRPVRSYFMSVIKLLQTLPEADMVYVALNESAKMVPYLHQDRRVARDYVRALLGQWSSGEDRIRLAAFSCLYVTTASALDDDMVDFCLKSTYHTLIRNTRNTKPHTLEHIALMKNTACELFTLHADASYQQAFGFIRQLAISLRNCLKLKTQEQFQTVLQWPYLHCLDFWSLVLAKTCHVDREQGVPSHMRPLIYPLVQVSLGVGRLVPMSRYFPLRLHVIESMLRLIQATHVYVPLAPLIIEVLESAEFQRRGKGATLKPLDLETTFRAPAAYVRTRIYADQLADEFAYVLLEFLATQARHIAFPELVIPITVQLRRALKTSPCVRLNEAVRPLLDKIRMNATWIEQRRSQVEFAPNDQSQVDAFLQNEASDAPLQQAVRLARKVREQKRRLLEKTAHVVEDDEA, encoded by the coding sequence ATGGCCAAGCTAACGAAGCGTACGAAAAAGTTTATGAAAAACAAGCTTGACCagacgctcaagcagcGTCAGGATGcgaagaagaagcagaAGTACACACAAAACAAGGGAAAGCGTGTCAACGATGAGCCAACTGAGGAGAAAGAGGAGGAGCCTGAGGTGGTCGAGTCCCAGGCGCCTGCCATGAGCGTCGACGATTTCCTAAGCGGTGGATTCCGTGAAGGTATGGAAGGcgaagacgaagaagaagaggcagaggaagacgacgatgatcTCGATGAGGTTGATGATATCGAggatgccgaggcgcatgcCCAAGACCTGGCTCAGCTCGCCGAGAAGGACCCTGAATTTTACAAGTATCTTCAAGAAAACGACCAAGAGCTTCTTCACTTTGGTCAAGGCgaggatgaagaagaagaagaagacgaggaaaaagaggaggaggaagatgaGCGCCTATTGACGatggacatgctgcagcagtgGCAAAAAAGTTTGTTACGGCACCGCTCGCCGCGCGCTTTGCGGCGCTTGCTACTGGCTTTCCGCTCTGTCCTTAGTTCACATGATGATGAGGTGCAGCATGCCTTTCACGTACAAGACAGCCGTGTGTTTTCTAAGCTAATAATCACTACGCTCAAGTATATGCCGATGGTGATGGAGTACCATGTGCCTTACAAAAAGACCGCAGATGGTCGCTTTAAGGTACAGACACACACACAAAAGTGGCACATACTACACCGGCCCGTGCGCAGCTACTTTATGAGCGTGATCAAGCTTCTGCAAACGCTGCCTGAGGCCGACATGGTCTATGTGGCCCTCAACGAGTCGGCTAAGATGGTGCCTTACTTGCATCAGGACCGACGTGTGGCGCGTGACtatgtgcgtgcgctgctgggGCAGTGGTCATCGGGCGAGGACCGCATTCGCCTCGCTGCGTTTTCATGCTTGTACGTGacgacggcctcggcgctgGATGACGACATGGTGGATTTCTGCCTTAAGAGCACGTACCATACCCTGATTCGGAACACACGCAACACCAAGCCACAtacgctcgagcacatcgcgcTCATGAAAAACACTGCGTGTGAGCTATTTACGTTGCATGCGGACGCGAGCTACCAACAGGCGTTTGGGTTCATCCGCCAATTGGCCATTTCCCTGCGCAACTGTCTCAAGCTCAAGACCCAGGAACAGTTCCAAACTGTGCTCCAATGGCCCTACCTCCACTGCCTTGACTTTTGGTCGTTGGTCCTGGCCAAGACGTGCCACGTTGACCGCGAGCAaggcgtgccgagccacaTGCGCCCGCTGATCTATCCGCTCGTGCAGGTGTCCCTTGGTGTCGGTCGTCTCGTGCCCATGTCTCGCTATTTCCCACTACGCCTGCATGTCATTGAGTCTATGCTGCGCCTGATACAGGCAACGCATGTCTATGTGCCGCTTGCACCGCTGATTATCGAGGTGCTTGAGAGTGCCGAGTTCCAGCGACGCGGCAAGGGCGCGACGCTCAAGCCACTTGATCTTGAGACGACGTTCCGTGCTCCTGCCGCGTATgtgcgcacacgcatcTATGCGGACCAGCTTGCCGACGAATTTGCGTATGTGCTCCTCGAGTTTCTCGCTACCCAAGCGCGTCACATTGCCTTCCCTGAGCTCGTGATCCCCATAActgtgcagctgcgccgcgctctcAAGACGTCACCGTGCGTGCGCCTGAatgaggcggtgcgtccGTTGCTGGACAAGATCCGCATGAACGCCACATGGATtgagcagcgacgcagccagGTCGAATTCGCACCGAACGATCAGTCGCAGGTCGATGCATTCTTGCAGAACGAGGCGTCTGACGCACCGCTTCAGCAGGCTGTGCGTCTTGCGCGCAAGGTCCGTGAGCAAAagcggcgcctgctcgaAAAGACGGCGCATGTCGTAGAAGATGACGAAGCATAG
- a CDS encoding WD repeat protein — MNVPDCASITPLDLDTSFRHCTLPPRDESPDHALPTDPTPSSVVDVSQLTPQTIARIFAFLDPISIVRCGSTCRAWRAIASLDTTWRAAFMVASGLEEREHTLHEHINDPAWSALRVAPALRRMEPSWRGEYVARSALLRRWRKSRTPTVLTDPRIGTLSVLALSASRRFVLSLSNDFSVASRSNTHTGKVAKDFLDAHGFSARTPNGHPNIDLSPTTTAQATDAYASQIVWGLASGDISLTTLDWRGQSARGTIHNRAFPAGYAHSAPVTAIGMTCAPGHGGVYSDERHRQQLSMLGELYVTFATAAADGSVNVWHPKHMEPLWSGTAAHHVTHLAYAPAHGILAAARLDGTIIVWQNVCVRDMLAERHNYPGPQRIVILSGRTPVSDMVLDASGLSLLVHHKDARVFLRHTIGSQVCTAVFGAPTLSAITCLRCDFDIRAKPPPLPTALVARMQASRLQEHKFVCAGTASGCIGVWEWDDDGEVYDEQAQVAWQGAEPAVAERQVRPALVIEAHHTAITALAFSPLLLFAGCEDGTIKALDALTGSLVRVFNERAARRHPARMLAAGELTQEEAARFRVTHMMAADDMFVAAIGMHILSWHTDSEPVSQAPRTAPRRSKASVPERTRLKADFVQDVEEGQHQVRMERDKRASSQAQRAALESSVHGALDEDVALDYALMLSQQEASGVDDDWSPELMYDLETHEGDSDATPLSPPLVPVRDMAPTSRAWDILCTAGRSASTTTSGDSHPSSWSKLQTVAVPRHARFGSPEGSLSSMSSSLTGSLCDWPDMRAENTRPSRSPHSLGAWAKPSPTLRAVDSVQAQSARRAGKSALVAERTDSRRVPPLDDDMDDDTRLALELSLAEYRSLHE, encoded by the coding sequence ATGAACGTACCTGACTGTGCATCTATTACACCTTTGGATCTCGACACAAGCTTTCGGCACTGCACACTGCCACCCCGTGATGAATCTCCCGATCATGCGTTGCCTACTGATCCCACGCCCTCGTCCGTGGTAGATGTCTCACAGCTGACGCCCCAGACGATAGCGCGTATATTTGCATTCCTCGATCCCATCTCTATCGTTCGATGTGGCTCAACgtgccgtgcatggcgcgcgatCGCGTCTCTGGacacgacatggcgcgcggcgtTTATGGTTGCGTCGGGCCTCGAAGAAAGAGAACACACATTGCATGAGCACATCAACGATCCTGCATGGTCCGCGCTCCGTGTCGCTCCGGCATTGCGTCGTATGGAGCCGAGCTGGCGCGGCGAGTACGTCGCCCGCTCCGCCCTGttgcggcggtggcgcaagtcgcgcacgccgacggTGCTTACGGATCCGCGCATCGGGACGCTTAGCGTGCTAGCCCTCTCAGCATCGCGCCGCTTCGTGCTTTCTCTCTCGAATGACTTTAGTGTCGCATCTCGATCGAATACCCACACGGGCAAAGTCGCCAAGGACTTTTTGGACGCACACGGCTTTTCAGCGCGCACACCAAATGGCCACCCCAACATCGATCTAAGTCCGACGACCACGGCTCAAGCAACTGACGCATACGCCTCACAGATTGTATGGGGCCTCGCCTCCGGCGACATTTCTCTCACGACTCTCGACTGGCGCGGCCAAAGTGCGCGTGGCACGATCCATAATCGAGCCTTTCCCGCGGGATACGCCCATTCGGCACCCGTGACCGCCATTGGCATGACGTGTGCACCCGGCCATGGCGGTGTCTACTCAGACGAACGGCATCGGCAGCAACTCTCGATGCTGGGCGAGCTGTATGTGACGTTtgcgacggccgccgccgatggCTCCGTGAATGTATGGCACCCGAAGCACATGGAGCCACTCTGGTCGGGCACGGCCGCACACCACGTCACGCACCTTGCCTATGCGCCAGCCCATGGCATTTTGGCCGCCGCGCGTTTGGATGGCACGATCATTGTGTGGCAGAATGTATGTGTGCGCGATAtgctcgccgagcgacACAACTACCCGGGCCCACAGCGCATCGTCATTCTTTCCGGTCGCACACCCGTCTCAGACATGGTGCTCGATGCATCGGGCCTGTcgctgctcgtgcaccACAAAGATGCGCGCGTGTTCTTGCGTCATACCATCGGCAGTCAAGTATGCACGGCCGTGTTTGGTGCACCAACGCTCTCGGCCATCACATGCCTGCGGTGCGACTTTGACATACGTGCCAAGCCACCGCCGCTTCCTACGGCGCTtgtcgcgcgcatgcaaGCATCTCGTCTGCAGGAGCACAAGTTTGTTTGCGCTGGCACGGCGTCTGGATGTATCGGCGTGTGGGAATGGGATGACGATGGAGAAGTGTACGATGAGCAGGCGCAAGTAGCGTGGCAGGGCGCAGAGCCCGCGGTAGCAGAGCGCCAAGTACGCCCAGCGCTCGTTATCGAGGCGCATCACACAGCCATCACGGCCCTGGCGTTTTCGCCACTCCTACTCTTTGCCGGTTGTGAGGACGGCACGATCAAAGCTCTCGATGCTCTCACAggctcgctcgtgcgtgttTTCAACGagcgcgcagctcggcggcATCCAGCGCGGATGCTGGCGGCCGGCGAACTTACGCAGGAAGAGGCCGCGCGTTTCCGTGTGACGCACATGAtggccgccgacgacatgtTTGTGGCCGCGATCGGCATGCACATCCTGTCGTGGCACACAGACTCTGAGCCAGTATCccaggcgccgcgcacggcgccgcggcggaGCAAGGCTTCGGTGCCGGAACGCACGCGACTTAAGGCCGATTTCGTCCAGGACGTGGAAGAGGGTCAGCACCAGGTGCGAATGGAGCGCGACAAACGCGCCTCGTCtcaggcacagcgcgccgcACTCGAGTCAagcgtgcatggcgctctCGATGAAGATGTCGCACTGGACTATGCGCTGATGCTCAGTCAGCAGGAGGCATCAGGCGTCGATGACGATTGGTCTCCTGAACTCATGTACGATTTGGAAACGCACGAAGGCGATAGCGATGCAACGCCTCTATCGCCGCCCCTCGTGCCCGTACGTgacatggcgccgacgtcgcGTGCATGGGACATTCTGTGTACGGCTGGGCGCTctgcatcgacgacgaccagcGGCGACTCGCATCCCAGCTCGTGGAGTAAGTTGCAGACAGTCGCTGTGCCACGCCATGCACGATTCGGCAGCCCCGAAGGATCTCTGAgctccatgtcgtcgagccTCACGGGCAGTCTGTGCGACTGGCCCGATATGCGCGCCGAGAATACGCGACcatcgcgctcgccgcACTCTCTAGGCGCATGGGCCAAGCCATCGCCGACACTACGTGCCGTTGACTCGGTGCAAGCACagagcgcgcgccgtgctggtAAAAGTGCGCTCGTCGCTGAGCGCACCGACAGCCgccgtgtgccgccgctggacgacgacatggacgacgacacACGACTCGCCTTAGAGCTCTCGCTGGCCGAGTACAGGTCGCTGCATGAATAG